A stretch of DNA from Lycium ferocissimum isolate CSIRO_LF1 chromosome 4, AGI_CSIRO_Lferr_CH_V1, whole genome shotgun sequence:
gtgcaagtatatatatagcaGCCCGGAAAAAAGTACTGATGAGAtcagaagagaaagaagaagcaaaGAATGAATTCATAAAATGCCTGAAGACAATGGAAGgagaacttgaagaaaaatcttACTTTGGTTGTGAAAACTAGGATTTATGGGCGCGGCACTTGTCCCCTTCTGGATTTGGTTTGATTCTTAAGAGAAATATGAAACTAGTGATTTACTAATTGTCGTGACTTATAAGTTAGTAGTTTCTTAGTTTCAGTTGATGTGACAGTATTGTCATGTGACTACTTATATTAGTAGTATTTTCTCAGTTTCAGCTCTATCCCCGAAGCTTCAAGGTGATGTTGGgcatattttttatgttttgaggGCATTTATCCCCATTTTCTCTGCCACTTGATgtgttttgattttaaaatatgcCCAACTATGCTTATTTGtggaattttatgttgtagaaaGCTTATGTCAGAGTTTAAGGCCATGTGGTCACAGTAAGTTAGCATTTTGTCAGTTTCAGTGTATGTGACGTTATTGCTATTTGAGAAGTCgcagagatttttttttttcatgctaaAAGCAAAATATACAACTCTTTGCAATAATAGATTTACTTATTGATAGGCTCCCAAACTGAGAGTGCATACATGATTCTTCCTTTCCAGCCTTGCAACATCCAGTTGCTATCTTCATCTACTAGAAAATCACTGTGATAAAACATTCTCACCTTGGCCTTTACTTCATTTACGATGTCTCGATCCAACGGAAGTTGTCTGAACCCGGCTATCTGATTCCTCATTGACCATTGCTTGTAACTTTCCGGCCTCTCAACTCTCTCCGTCCCTTCACAAGCTATAACGTTCATTATATCTCTTCCGAATACTTCCTGCTCAAATGTCATCCTACCTTCATCTTCTCGTAGCATTGTGGCTTCAAACATGTCAAACTGGGACGAGAAATGGAATAAAGCCTCGCGGAATCTTGTTGTGAAGAAAGAGGCATTGTACATAGCATTAACGATCCCATGAACGAAGTAATGTGGATTTATTTCCCTGATCAGGTTTAGAACAGCATCTCTTAAACTTCTATTGTCACGAGTAGTTACTACTGTTTCGTCCGGGACATTCTTTAGCCTGTACAAACAATTGACCACCAACATTTCATCTCTGTCAATTTCCAGATCTTCTAGTTTAATATCATCCCATTTTTTTGCTATTGCTTTATACTCAAAAGGAACACCAAATCTCTTGCTAAAATTCTCCAAGCGGCGTCCTGTCTCCTCAACTCTCTCAGCTGGTCGAAAACCTGGCTGAGGGAAATCAATTCCTGTGATCTTAAGCTTTGGAGGTCCCCCTGGCCTAAGGGAAATCCCATGTATTATACAAGGCCATTGAAATCCATACAAAATTCCGAAATCTATTATGTGAATCCTTGGTGATTCACCCGTTAATTTCGCAATAGACTTGTTAGCAAATATGTTTGACATCCTCTTGAATGGACAGGCTGTGATGTATACCTGTTGAAAAAACAATTCAAAGTTGTAGGAAACCAAAATGGTTAGAGCTTGGTATTTTAATTCATATTTAAATAGTAGGATTTATACTCAGAGTTTAGAAGGAACatgttttccattttttagCCAAAGTAGGTTTCGTGGTGCTACTAGCTATTTTCGAGTGTGTTTATGaataaatattttccttcaatacCTGATAAGCTTTTAAGAAATCTGCCGCTGGTATTCTCATACTTGTTGTGACCAATGTTGCGTCTCCACCAGCAAAACGAGCTTCGAGGGCATTAGCAAAGCAATAGGCCAATCTTGCAGTAGCGTCGCCATAGGGCGATGagtgctgcctaattttcttGAGAACTTCCATAAATGTCTTGCTGTTGTAACTGGCTGCAGCCTCCGCGCAACGCGTTAGGAGACTCGTAAGATCTACCACTTCATTCGTCTTTACGCCTTTTTTGCTACCACGTGGCCTTCCGCGTTTAGATTGCTTTATATGACAGCTTTTTTGTTTGTCCCATGCTGCATTATCCgatgatgttgatgattttGATCGATTCTCGTAGAAAGAAGGATTCATCCCTGGACAAAGAAGCGCCTTATCGTAGTACTCCTCTGTTTTATCCTCCTCTGTTTCCTCTGTTCCATTACTCGCAAACTGCTTCGAATTTCGCCCTTTTGAAATGTCACCATTTTCTTCTCTATTGTGCTTCTTTCTCCCTCCATCTGACCTTGATTTATCCCCTTGATTGTTGTTTACATCTTGGGAGTTTACATCTCCACCATTGGCAGTAAGGGCAGAAACCTGATGATAATTGTTTGCATCTGGTGAGTTTACATCACCATTATTGGCAGCACCAGCAGCAGCTTGATGATTATTGTTTAAACCAGAATAAAGAAGGGAACACTGATCACCACCACCTAGATCAGAAATGATGTTGGACTCAACAAATTGACTCACAGCATCACTGTAATTGTCTTGCCAATGAGTATTATCGATAAAATCACGATGAACCGGATAGTTAGTTGTCCTAGCGGGAGGAGGAGGATTGAGGGCATCATAAAAGGATTTTTCAGCAGCCTGAAGAGCAGTGCAATCTTGAAACATACAAGGCCTATTTTCCAAGTCATCTTCTTCCATAAGCATCtgttgtatatatttgaaaactccGTCGAAGTAATCGCCTTGTACTACCGTTCGATCACTACCAGTCCCAACAACAACCTCATCCTGTGATGAACCATGATGAACACTGCTaaattcatttccaaaattaCTGCTCAAACCGAAACGACGACAGAATTCAAGCCCATCAGATGCTGGAAAATGGGTGCTAGTATTCATCATAGAAAGAACGTGAAGTGGTTGCTGATTCTTGATGAAGACACAGATATATATTTACTTATAAACAAACTTGGAATGGACGAAAACGTACAAACTTTGAGTTATACTTGGGAAATGGTACATGAAATGTTTTTGGCAATCTTCATAAAAGTTGATATATATACTGTAGCCAAGCTAGCTGGGGAGCAACTTGGGAAGAAGAGAGATTTAAAAGACAAAAGAACAATAGCCGAAAGGAGAAGGAAATGAAGGTGATAGAGGAAACCGACTGTACTAAGATTGCTATTTATAGAAGATACAGATGAATAATGATAGTTTTGGGTGAATTCAGGGGGACAAAGATGGCTGGGGTATGGACGGGACTCATGGCTAGGCACATTTTTCGTAAATCTCGATAATCAATTATTGTTGCCACTACATTTGGTTCCCTAACATGTGACTAAAGGTGTCAACCGGTTCGGGCTAACCGGTTTTAATCGgtaaccggaccggttaaaccggaacCGGAACCGGAACCGTAGAACCAGTTAACGGTTCCGCTAACTCCTTGTAATTGTTTACCGTCCGGTTCCAATATTTTAGAGCCGGAACCTCGTTAAACCGGTAAAACCGAACGGACCATTAAACCGGTTAAccggtgaaaattaaaaaaaaaaaaaaaaaaaaaaaggaaagagccGTTGGGCCAGCTTGTCCGTTAATGGACCgttggcaacggtccatttacaaaaatggccgttgccaaacggccattttgttaatttttggcccccaattttttttttttttaacactttaacccatcccccacccctatataaacccttcttcattttcattttaattcacaccaattcactcttcttcatctttctctcaaatctcaatctctcaattataattattttgcaataactagccacaaagtcttattatagtttcaacttccaattattaattttgcaattataatattgttggtgattttgcaacaatccgaagtagctttggtggatttgcaattctagccgccttgactttgttggaaattaatccggcaatttggtaccttcgttccaactctatctttatttttcgcaatttaattctagcaatttaatttacgcaatttaatttgttgtaatttattttcttgtgatttatttgattgtgatttaaattaattctatttaataatgtcaaagagattaagacgtggtgCGGTAGTAGTAGTCGTATTGTTAGGGGTGCGCTTAaggaggaaacatttgtggaagaaacacctaatttaggtattgatgttggtggaaataatccacttttaggtcatgaggcaatgcaacaacattttaccgacacttttaatgaagacttaaatgatgatgatgaaacacaaccccccgaaaatcccatgAGATACATGTcccgcacaatcacatacacaagacaaaccgcctagaactcgtaagccaacagctaaaatttggaaatttatgactaagaataggaAAAGCCAATCACCATGTAacatatgtggacaagtatttagttttaagcaagaactggtaaggatggtggaacgggtacactaaattctcatatgagaaccaaacatatggatgcttggggagagcaaacggttcaaatgtggggggattcaaatgacgatagacacTCACGAACCGATAAGagaattttaagtatgacaagaaaaaagaacgcgtagaaatagctaaaatggtagcttatgattgtttaccattttcctttccctcgggtttggggtttgttatccaagaatgaataaaaatatggctcattgagcttacttctatttacttgtgttcatatttttacttttattaagttaggaatatacctaaaatatactaagaatatacttataagtatattaagttatatagtatacttaaacatatataagtatatatagtatatactatatataagtatatatagtatatatataagttatacatatatatagtatatatattaagtatatatagtatatatgtatatatatatatatatatagtatatatataagtatatatatataagtatatatagtatatatatatatatatacatatatatatagtatatatattaagttatacctatatatatatattaagtatatatatatatatagtatatatgtatatatattaagttatatatatatatatatattaagttatacatatatatagtatatatattaagttatacatatatatagtatatatattaagttatacatatatttagtatatatatatatatagtaaaacatatatatatatatattaagtatatatagtatatatgtatatatatataagttatatatatatttagtatatatattaagttatacatatatatagtatatatattaagttatacatatatatagtatatatattaagttatacatatatatagtatatatattaagttatacatatatataagtatatatagtatatatatatatatatattaagtatatatatataagtatatgtaagttatatatatatgtatataatatatatatagtatatatatatattatatatatttagtatatatattaagtatatatatatatatagtatatatatatatatagtatatatattaagttatacatatataagtatatatatatatagtatatatatatatatatatatatatatattaagttatacatatatatatatattaagtatatatatatatagtatatatgtatatatattaagttatacatatatttagtatatatatatatatatagtatatatattatatatgtatatatatatatatatacctatatatatatatatatatatatatacatatatatagtatatatattaagttatacacatatttagtatatatattatatatatagtatatatagtatatatgtatatatattaagttatacatatatttagtatatatattaagttatacatatatatagtatatatattaagttatacatatatataagtatatatactatatatattaagttatacatatatataagtatatgtaagttaatatatatgtatacgaaaacACTATTCCGTATTGATTATCATTATACAGGGGTGTTAGTcgaaatatttaaactttaattataaagttgtataacatatgtaaatatacctacaatatacaaataaatactataatatatatatataatacaaaaaacaaaaaaaaatatattttaaacactccaaaccggaccggttccggtttgGAGTGTAAAATCGGTAAACCTAAACCGGCCGGTTCCTTAACTTTAGTTCCATAACCTAATCCGGCTTCCGGTTGGAACCGGTTGACACTTTACATGTGACCCGTCACTATTTTATACATACTAATGTCATCTATTATTTTCTAGTACAATTAAAAAtactaagggcctgtttggaaaatcacccaggtaattggaattgggtgtaattggatgtaattacacagtttgaccTGTTTATTTGATcaggtaattacacagttaggtggaacttgggtgtaattgagggtgtaattacactctccaattctcaaggggggcTGAGAactgggtgtaattacaccctgtaattacagggttactttttagtttatttctttttaattttattttaatttcttttcttttttaatgtattttttatttcgattatttaatttctttttattttattttaatttcttttcttttctaatttcttttttatttctattatttaatttcttttttatttttacttcttaattatttttattttttaaaatatatttttctttttatagtatttatatttcatttcctttcttctcattctcaacctttacttcttgtggtttcatgtaattgctcgtattttttttaaaattttttttattttattcatttagcataatcgtgttaatattctaatatttgaaattacatctcttaatattagagagaatgagtcattaacaaacttgacatataatgagtgaagttattaaaatagaattttgttgtgaatgaggttatagagttgtattttccttttcttttgaattataagAGCATTTACTTACGTTACGTttaaacttacttatgtaacgttggaatttgacataagagtattatgttaaatttttttcttttggattttgaatttaggttatattttcgattttaaaaatatttgctttagtactattgacttgttatttcacattgcttgctgtttatttttcactcacAGTTGATAAAattattgtcaaacatttgaataatgttatggcattttatttataaatattatttttttgtcaaacatccaatctcatgacgttctcacaaaaaagtatgcttttaagttttataatcaattaaaatattattaatttgaaattatatatcaattattttttacaatattagttacaaatatatgattattaattaacttattttcaagaaacaatgtaaatatatgattattaattaacttattttcaagaaacaatgtattattaaataaataatttaatatcacttatatgcacatattttttaaatattaattttaaattttttataattaaattttatttttaaattaaactaactgtgtaattacacatgTGCAATCAAAtagcacgcttgtaattacactgtaattacattgtgacaaacaaacaggtcgtggtaattacaatactgtgtaattactaggctgtgtaattactagggtagtaattacaccaattccaattaccagatggctttccaaacaggctctaaacaAAACTTCTTGAAATCTTTCATAAGCCCGAGTTGACCGCCAAGAGAAGTAAAAAGGTAGCTAGAATTATCAGTTTATGATTctgaattctagaaaaaaaaaatttatcgtgttctgaataaattatttatttatattagtgagATAGGCTTGTAATTCTGACCTTTGAGGAGATGatattctattttcttgagTGGGTCGCAATTTTTTTTGTCTGTgactttcatgaattccataCATTGGTTTGTCTCCCAACGAGTATATCTTGATAATGACCTTATTGGCTTCCACCACGTGCAACTTACGTTTTTTATCTAAATTCGAATACAAACATTCTACAATGTTGCACAATTTGTAGGATGTATAACATTCAACGAACATTCAGCCCTAcctctatttatttttatctttttttatttaattagtaCGTACTACGTATTTTTACCCTTAGAACTTGTAAGAAATTCCGTTTTGCACACCTTTTTATTTGCACAATCTCTAATACACCTGAGCTTGCAATTTCCATAGCTAAGTTCCTTGAACGGCGTAAGACCGCTTCCCCCTTGAAAGTGCATCAACATTATGTATTCACAATtacaaatatatcatagaaaatatgaaaattttcatGACTAAACATTTTAGCCATAATATCTTTTCATCGCCTATCATAAGCAAGAAATGGCGAAGATAAAAGTTTATTGCCACATGtacattatattatatgttaTGTCGCTGCGAATTAATACCTATTACTACTAATGTTGTGATGTAGCTATAACGTTAAAATTTTTGTTAAGAAGAATATGTTTGTAGCAaatgattttattcttttgccaTGATGAATCAGATCCGATCCGTAGCTATTTTTATATTGTAGCTACAGAGTGATATATTGTGACGAAAGTTTCAAATTATTGAAAGTAAATGACAAGGCACTACTGATTAGGCTCCACTGGCTGATATTTGACAGCAACGGTAAGATGTATAATTATATGACTAACCAAATGACGCAAACAATAACCTCTCATACTGTTtgaaaataatagtaataattaaaAAGCTGGGGCGTGGGACTGGGATTGATTAATAAAGTGTTCTGAGAAAAGTGCCACAACAGCGAGCCAAATTATGTAAGTTGAATTTGATCATGTCATTTAAAATATGGGGCAACATACCTAACTAGGTTAGGTGAAAAGAATAATAAAGACAAATTAAATCAAACAAATTTGATTTCAGAGGCCATAggtcaaaataaaaatggagaATAGAGCGGACACAACACCCACCTGGTTCAACCCACTACACCTGcttactttttctttccttttgaaGGGTGGACCAGGGCACCAACAATTTACACGTATTTGatgttacataaaattaaaaaaacgtatgcatatatgttttatataaaCTTTAACACTTAAGCAACATGTATTTTCGTTCAAATTTATTGCTTAAGGAATTATAAACTAATATGATTTCCGGCCAACACTAATACGTGCTTTCCTCCTTTCTCTTTCCTCTAGTAGCTGGTCCAATCCAAAATGACAATTTTCGCctaaacaatccaaataattcTTCCCTCATGTTCTTATGGGAAGATCCAAGttcatattgtaaaagattatgaggatctaaattctacgtctattaaagcatgctaaagtagaaattattatcaagtgaaataATGCATCTTGGTAAGCGTAAAGCTTATTGGACTTTGTCAGATACTTAGAAGATGTCACttatttaaatagaaatagatgttgtcacagcctatatgaattacttgacaaaattatatgaaaattcctgaagaattttaaatgcctgaagcatatacaagttgtagaaattTGTTTATAAttcttatataaattaaattaagcaAGGTAAACGCGATTTTATCaccttaatgaatatttactgactaagggcacaaatgactctatttatccttatgtctttgtgaaattcaaaatctgtcatattgttggtgtaagttgattacttgaatattattgaaactcttgaagagttctCAAAAGCAGTATATTATCTATTGAAAGAAGTTTAAATGAGAAACTTGCGAATTTTTGGTctgaagtgccatatctttatgcaattgatgcatttatatattttgctatgactataagggatgatgttgttaaagcAAGTCGTAAATTcacttggagtgatttcaacAATTTTGTATGCTGATGCAACTCTATCCAAAGACTGAACATGCAGCAACATACATAGTTCAACTAAAGAGTGGATTCATAAAAGGACAAAGCTCGTTTCACTGAAGTTGTTCTTCACAAACGAGCTccaaaagaatggtgatatcaaggTGCAACAAATTGTTCGAGTGATAATATGGCTGATTTATTCACCAAATCTATACCAACTGCAACTTTTGagtgaagattcaagtttttggattgaagttctcatcagggggaattaatacgcgttgtactcttttttcctttcaaggTTTTTGTCTCATTGGGTTTTtccttgtaaggtttttaatgagacAACTAAATAGCATATTATTAaaaatgtgtactctttttccttcactagatttTTTTCCATTGGGTTTTTTctaataaggttttaacgaggcacattatctatcaaatagacatccaagggggagtgttataaatattatttatcattgtggatgtctatctttaggagaaatattaggattagtgactttgggatcaagttacttttcccctataaatatagaggttcTCCTTCATAATCAATCAATccctcaagagaaataaagaattctcctctcttctccctTTCTCTgcaatatttttcttcttgctttattattttataacacttgACGAATTATAAACTAATATGATTTCCGGCAAACGCTAATACGTGGCTTCCTCCTTTCTCTTTCCTCTAGTAGGTGGACCAATCCAAAATGACAATTTTCGCctaaacaatccaaataattcTTCTTTCATGGGAAAATCCAAGTTCATAGGTGCCTTGGTTAGTTAAAAAGCCAAAATTGCCATTGTGCTATAGCTTTTCGCATATAACTTATCCAAGTTACCTCTTTCATCGGGGGAAGGTAAGGTCAAAGCctaattatttctttttctatttattcATATCCTCATTCGAATAACACAAAAGCTTTTGAACTTATAGCCACTACTCCAAACATCTTTCTATCAAGAGAACGTTTTCAGCTTTAGGTAGATCTTGTCATGACTCTAGTCGAAGAAGACTTTATATGACATAGAAGAAGAATGTTTCGATAAAACTTATAAAGTTTTTCAataaaacaacaaccatacttaTTAAATTACAAAGTTCAGAAAGATCTTGGTTTCAGCACAATGGTGGAATGCTTCAAAATGTGGAGACTGAACTGGCCACCTTTCTCTGTGGTGTCGAGCTTCGACTGCCCTGGAGGAGGCAGCAGCTCAAAGTTCTGCACTAAACCTCCCAAAGTGATGCCAATAATTGGCAGCGCAAGGATAATTCCCGGGCAACTCCTCCTACCAACTCCAAACGGAAGAAATCTGAAGTCATTGCCATTGGCCTCAACATGCTTCTCCTCTTCGAAGAACCTCTCGGGCCTGAACTCTTCCGGTTTCTTCCAGTGAGCCGGGTTGTTAGCTAGCCACCAAGCGTTAACCAAGATCTTGCTCTCTGCTGGAATATCATATCCGGCAAGCTTTGCATCATGAAGGTTCATGTGGGGGACTAAAAGAGGAATTGCCATCCGGAGTCGAAGAGTCTCCTTGACCACAGCCTGAAGGTATGGAAGCTTGTGGGTGTCTGGCTCGGTCACTTGCACTCCTGGTCCAAGAACTGTGTCAATTTCGTCTCGGAGTTTCTGTTGGATGTGAGGGTGGTTGACTAGTTCCGCGATACCCCACTCGATTGACCATAATGTTGTTTCGATTGCTGCTCATGACAATAGTTCAACATATTAGCATAATAATTGACTTGCTAGATAAAAAAGTTCATATCTATAAACAAAAAAGATATGTATAAATACTTCTAAATGCTAGTTAAAGAACAATGATAGTCTCTTTGAGTTTGACCGACATCAAAGCCTACATGTTGCTTAGTACAAGGCAATGTGATCAACGAAACTGCTTTAGGACTAAATTCTGCTTTCATATGCATGCATACTTCGAACTGAAAGCAATGGGTTCAGTAAAACTCACAGAAGCCGC
This window harbors:
- the LOC132052965 gene encoding scarecrow-like protein 30; translated protein: MMNTSTHFPASDGLEFCRRFGLSSNFGNEFSSVHHGSSQDEVVVGTGSDRTVVQGDYFDGVFKYIQQMLMEEDDLENRPCMFQDCTALQAAEKSFYDALNPPPPARTTNYPVHRDFIDNTHWQDNYSDAVSQFVESNIISDLGGGDQCSLLYSGLNNNHQAAAGAANNGDVNSPDANNYHQVSALTANGGDVNSQDVNNNQGDKSRSDGGRKKHNREENGDISKGRNSKQFASNGTEETEEDKTEEYYDKALLCPGMNPSFYENRSKSSTSSDNAAWDKQKSCHIKQSKRGRPRGSKKGVKTNEVVDLTSLLTRCAEAAASYNSKTFMEVLKKIRQHSSPYGDATARLAYCFANALEARFAGGDATLVTTSMRIPAADFLKAYQVYITACPFKRMSNIFANKSIAKLTGESPRIHIIDFGILYGFQWPCIIHGISLRPGGPPKLKITGIDFPQPGFRPAERVEETGRRLENFSKRFGVPFEYKAIAKKWDDIKLEDLEIDRDEMLVVNCLYRLKNVPDETVVTTRDNRSLRDAVLNLIREINPHYFVHGIVNAMYNASFFTTRFREALFHFSSQFDMFEATMLREDEGRMTFEQEVFGRDIMNVIACEGTERVERPESYKQWSMRNQIAGFRQLPLDRDIVNEVKAKVRMFYHSDFLVDEDSNWMLQGWKGRIMYALSVWEPINK